The DNA segment GAGGGTGCAGGGGCTCGCCACTGCCTACGCGACGCAGCATGATCCGCGGCGGGGTTGACAAGCAGTTCGGCGCCGTCCGATCCTGCGCACATCTCCGCGAGGCAGTGGGATGAGTACTATCCAAGAGGCGTTCGTCCCCGACGAGCGCACAATCTTCGGCTGGATCGAGACCGTCTTTGCCCGCGGCGTGCGGCGACCCGGGTATGCGGCCGATCGATGGACCGAGAATTTCTGCTTCGAGCGGTTCCGCGAACTCGGACTGGAGAACGTCCGGCTCGAGCCCGTGACTCTGCCTTACTGGGAGCCGCTCGAGTCCGTGTTGATCGTGCGTGCGGATGGCCGCGAGTCGCGCATCGCGTGTTTCTCGTTGCCTCATTCGGCGGCGACCGACGAAGCCGGCCTCGACGCGCCGCTGGTGCAGTGGCGTGACGAAACGCCCGGCGCCGTCAACGGCGCGGTCGCGCTGGTCGATGTGCCGCTGATGCGTTCGCCGGCGGATCTTCCCCTGATGCTCGCAGGCGCAGTGTCAGGAGAAGCCGATAGCAGTTGGCGCCGCTACGATCCGGGCGGCACGCTGGCCGGGGCCACCCAGGTGCTCCCATTCAGCCGTCACCTCATGGCCGTTATGGACGCATCGATAGCCGCAGGGGCAATCGGATTCGTAGGGGTGTTGAGCGATTACCCCGGCGACTCGAATCGGTACTACGTGCCCTACGATGGCGTGGCGCGCGCGATCCTCGGAGTCTGGATTAGCGGCAGCGACGGCGCACGGCTGCGGCGGCTGTGCGACGCGGGTCGGGTGCAGGGCACGATCGTCAGCCGCGCAATCCGCCACGACATCACCAGCTATAATGTCGTTGGCGAATTGCCGGGCGCCGACGACGACAGCGTCATCGTCGGTTCCCATCACGACGGTCCGTGGGCGTCCGCCGTCGAGGACGCGTCAGGCGTAGCGATGGTCCTGGCGCAGGCCAGCTACTGGTCGCGCGTTGCGCCGGCGGATCGCCCGCATCGCCTGGTCTTCCTCCTCAACGCGGGGCACATGGCCGGCGGCGCCGGTGTACGCGCGTTCATTGAGCAGCACAGAACGGAACTGGATCGCGTGGTGCTCGAAGTCCATCTCGAACACGCCGCCAGCGAGATAGTCGAGCGTGACGGCGGCCTGGCAGCCTCCGGGCATCCGGAGCCGCGATGGTGGTTCACGAGCAGGCTTGCGCCGATCGAGGCAATCGTGCGCGAGGCGATTGCCGCCGAGCATCTCGAGCGGTCGCTGATCCTGCCGCCCGATGTCTTCGGCCCAATACCAACCACCGACGGCGGCCCCTTTCATCTTGTCGGCGTGCCGCTGGTCAACTTCCTCACCGCGCCCTTCTACCTCTTCGACGCCATCGACACGCTCGACAAGATTCACCGCCCGAGCCTGACGCCCGTGACCCGCGCCGCCATCCGCATCATTGCGTCAACTCGCGGTATGAGCGCGGGCAGGCAGGGGTGACCGCAGGGCTGAGCCCTGCACGCAGTATTAAGAGACCGCGCGCCCGCCAACGGTGGGCGGCCTTAATACTGGCCTCCCGTGCCAACGGGCGGTAGTGATAATCAAGCCCCGACGGCGCATCACGCGCTCGATCGAACGCGTGTGCTAGGAATTGGCGCCGATGCCCCAGTGCACAGCGTTACGAATCAGCGTCTGGTATTCCGGCGTTTCCCACGAGCCGCGGAAAACCATCGGAGTAGCTCCTGAAGGCTCGACGCTCGAATCGACAAACGGCTGTACGTTGCTAATCGGCGAGTGACAGTGGCCGAGCGCGATGTAGGTCACTCCCCCCATCCCGGTCTTGCGCGTGTATCCGAGCACGCGGGTTTTGCCGTCGGGCAGCAGCGAAGTATCGGCGTCGTAAACGAAACCGAATCCGGGCGGCGACGGATCTCTTTCGAGCACGGTGGTCAGCAGCAGGTGGCTGTTGGCGGGGTCCTGAAGCTCGATGAGATAGAGTTCGTCCATCACCTCGAAGGACGCCGGCAGGCCCCGGGTTAGCCCGTGCTCGCGATCGGCCACGTCCACGCGAAACTTGCGCACCGGCGGATGATTGAGAAAAAAGCAGCCGAGCGTGTCGTGATAACCGCCCTTCACCATTTTTCGGGCGTAACGCTTCCCGGCCACTGGCGCGGCCTTTCCGCCGCTGCTGCCGTGAAGCGCGAGCCATCGTCCTCCCGCTTCGAGCCAGTTGCGAATGAACTGGTTCTGTTCGTCATTGGGATACGGCCCGGCGACATAGGTGATCAGCAACCGGCTGCCGGGCAACCACTTGGCGACATCGGCGAAATCGTTGCCGCTGGTCGTAAGCACCTGCGGGCTCTGTTGCAGAAGGCCCAAAATGCGCAGCCGCACGAAATCCATGTCATGGCCGGCGAAGGAACCAGGAGGAAATCCTCCGGTGATAAGATGGACTCGAATCGGGGTGATCATCGTGCGTTCGAGTCTAGCGGAGAAACGCCATTCGCGGCACCCCTGTCGATGCGCGACAATCGCGCGGATTCGTACTAGATCATCAGCCTGGCGCCGCTGATGGCCAACTGATTGGAGGAGATGCGCGATGAAAGCTGCTGTCTATTATCAAAACGGTGGTCCGGAGGTTCTCAAGTACGAGGACGTTCCCGACCCCGTATGCCATCCCAAAGGGATTGTGATCCGCGTCGAGGCGGTGAGTATCGAGGGTGGCGACACGCTCAATCGCTGGCATGGACCATTGCTGGCCAAGCCGCACGTGGTTGGCTACCAGGCCGGTGGCGAGATTGTCGAGGTTGGTTCGGAGGTGACCAACCTCCGGGTCGGCCAGAAGGTAGCTACCTCTTACAGCTTCGGCTCGCACGCCGCGATGCGATCGGTGCCGGCCCGCAACGCATGGCCGGTCCCAAAAGGATTCGACGTCAAGCTTGCGTCGGTGATCCCCGTGACGTTCGGCACCGCCGACGATTGCCTGTTCGAGTACGGCCGGCTCAAGCGGGGCGAGACGGTGCTGGTGCAGGCGGGCGCAAGCGGTGTCGGCGTTGCCGCAATTCAGCTCGCCAAGCGGGCCGGCGCGACAGTGCTCGCAACCGCGTCGAGCGACCAGCGGCTGGAACGCCTGAGGCCGCTCGGTCTCGACCATGGGATCAACTACCGGACCGATGACGTCGTAAAGTCGGTCATGAAAATTACCAATCAGAGGGGCGTCGATCTCGTGGTTGACCCTGTAGGCGGCGCGACCCTGCAAGGCAGCCTGCTATCGCTCGCCTATCGCGGCCGCGTCTCGATGGTCGGCGCGGCGGGACGCGAACCGATGACGGTGGACGTCTCCTCGCTGATGGCGGGCAACCGCTCTTTGACCGGCGTTTTCCTCGGCGCCGAAATGGGCGCCGAGCGCGTGCACAACATGATCCAGCGCCTGATCGAGGAGGCCGCCCGAGGCGAATTGAAGGTCGTGATCGATCGAACCTTCCCCTTATCGGAGGCCGCCGCAGCCCACGCTTACATCGAGGGCCGCAATGCAGTCGGCAGGGTTCTTCTGATTCCATAGGGTCACAACCTTCGCGGATTCAATCAGCGGGGAATGTCGGCGGCAAGGAAAGCAAAACCTCGTAAGCGAGCGCCAACTCCGGCGCCGCCTCCGGTCGCACCGTGGCCGCGAACTGCTGTTTCGGCGCGGCTCGGGGCGCAAGCCGGCGGGCTGATGCTGCTTGGGCTTGCGCTCGTCGTGAATGCAGTACTGCTCGCGCCGGAGATTCGCATCGAGCGGGTTCCGGTCAACGACCTGAGCTTCCATATCGCAGCCTCGCAGCGCCTGGCGGATAGTCTCGTCACCGGTGATTCGTTTCTCGATCCATGGGTGTCGCTATGGGCGCTGGGATATCCGCTGTGGCACTTTTATCAGCCGATCCCGCACATGGTGGCCGGCCTGTGGCTGGCGATCACCAGTCATTTCGCTTCGGCGCCGGCCTCATTCGCGGTGCTTTACTATCTGTTGCTGGCAGCGGTGCCGGCGTGCACCTACATCGGCGCGCGGCTGTTCGGGCTCGAGCCGATCGCCGCGGGATTCGCGTCGATTCTGATCATAGCAGTGAGCGAGGTGGGCGACTTCAGCCGCTACGGGCTGTCCTACGGCGCGTATGTTCGGCGCGGCTCGGGCCTCTACACGCAATTGATGTCGTTCGATCTGCTGATGCCGGCGCTTGGACTCGCCAACTACTCTCTCAACACCGGCAGGCGCCGGATTCCGGCAGCTTGTCTGGTTGCGGTCACCGCACTCTCGCACGTCGTGTTCGGCTACGCGGCGATTCTTTCGATAGCAATCATGGCGCTGGTCGGACCGCGGGGCGATCGCTCGCGCCGAGTCGTCCGCGCCGCATCGATCCTGATCCCCGCCGTCATCCTGCTCGCGTGGTTCGTCGTTCCCATGCTGCTGGCCAGCGGCGAGGTAAACCGGTGCCGATGGGATGATGTTTGGAAGTTCGATTCGTGGGGTGCGGGCAACGTCTTCAACGAACTGTTCTCGGGGCGCTTTCTCGACTGGGATCGCCTGCCGGTCCTGACCTTGTCGCTGCTGGCGGCGTCGTTGCTCGCGCTGTATCGCTGGAAAAGGCCGATGCCGCGGCGCCTGCTGGTTCTCACCGCGGTGTGGCTCCTGATTTTCTTCGGCCGCACGACCTGGGGATATTTCATGCTCGCGCTGGGGCTGCCCGGGGCGTTTCACGTCAGCCGTTTCGAGTCGGTCTTCGAACTGTTTGCCGTGCTGTTGACGGCCTGGGGGCTGGCAAAGATAGTCGCCGCCGCCTGGCGGTTCGGATACTCGGGCAAGCTGCTGACCGTGATCGTGCTGGGCGCCATGGCGGTCGTGATTTTCGCCGAGCGCGCGAGTTACCTGAAGCTGAACGACTATTGGGGGGACGAAAGTCTCGCGGGGATTGCGCGCGAGGGTGGCGATCTCGACGCCGCGCTTGCCGACATCCGCACGATCTTGCGCGAGCGTCCGGGCCGTGTCTGGGCCGGTCCGTCGGGAACGTGGGGTGGCAAGTTCCAGATTGCCAAGTCGCAGGGGTACTCGTTTCTCTCGCTGGCGGGGATGGATGAGCTCAGCTTTCTCTATCATAGCTTGTCGTGGAACTCGGACGTGACAGCCGAAATCGACGAGCGCGATCCCTACCAGGCCAACCTGTTTGCGATGCGCGCGGTGCTGGCGCCCGTGACTCAGCCGATGCCCCCCGAGTTCAAGCGTCGCGCAGTTCACGGCCGCCTGGCGGTTTATGAGGCCTCCAGTGAGGGCTACTTCGGCCTGGTGGACATCGGCGCCCGTTACGATGGTCCACTGTCGACCGTGCTCAACCGCGACTGGGGATGGATGCAGGCGCCTTCGGTGCGGGCAGGCGCGGTGGTCGCGCTGGGAGGCGATATCAGGGGAGTGCCGCAATGGAAGATGTTTGAACCGTTGCCCCCGCTCGATCCGCGATTTTCGACTCTGCGCGGGGAAGTAATTTCTGAAAACAAACAGGGCGAGACCTATAGCGCGCGGCTGGCGCTGCTGCGCCCGTGCTACGCCTTGCTCAAGATCACATATTTCCCGGGCCAGCAGGCCACCATCGACGGAAAGCCGGCGCCGATATTTCGCGTGTATCCCGACTTTTGCGCGATTCCGGTCGGGCCGGGGGAACATCGGATCGAAGTGCGGTACCGTCCGGGGCCGCTCAAGCCGATATTGCTGGTCGCCGGAATCATTCTGGTGGGATTGATCGCTCAAGGCTTGCGCAGGCCGGACTACGCCGCGATGGAACGCAGGATCACACGGCGGCTGGCGCAACTGGCGGCTCCTTGGGCGACTGCGCGGATGCGGACGGCGCTGGCGCTTACGATCCTGATCCTGCTCTTCACGCACACGCTGTTCCGCGGCTATCTGCTCGACGGCCATGACTCGCTTGAGTATCCGCCGCGGCTGACTGAGTTCGCCAAAATATTGGGCGACCATCAATTCCCGCCGGTATGGGCGCCGGATCTCGGCTCAGGGCATGGACAGCCGCTGTTCGAATTCGCACCGCCGCTGATCTACGCGACGGCATTGCCGTTCTTCAAAGGCGGCATGTCGCTTGCGGATTCGCTGCAATTTGGACTGGCGATTCTGTTCGCTCTCGGCGCGATCGCGGTCTTCCTGATCGGGCGAAGGCTCTCGTTTTCTCGTGTCGCCTCGATTTGCGCCGCGGGCGCGTGGCTGTTCGCTCCCTATCAGGCCCTGGATATCTACGTGTGTGGGCGATTTGCCGAGTCGGCCGCGCTTGCAGTGGCGCCCGTGGCGCTGCTCGGGCTGATCGCGGCTGTTCAGCGCCCGACCGCAGTCAGTGTGGCGCTCGGCGCGCTTGCGGTGGCGATGCTGCCGCTGGCGCATAATGCGATCGCGCTGCTGGTGTTTCCGGCATTCGCGGCGATCGTCGCCGTTCGATCCGCCGTCTCGGATCATCGACTGAAAACCGCCGCGGCTGGCGCTGGCGTGCTTGCCGGCGGGCTGGGACTCAGTGCGTTTTTCTGGCTTCCGGCGCTGCTTGAGCGCGGGTTCGTCAAAACCGACCTTCTGCGGACCGGCTTTCTCAATTGGACCAATTACATAATCTCGCCGTTCCAGTTGCTTTGGTCGCCGTGGGGGTTCGGCTACGCGATGCGCGGCCCCGGCAACGGCATCTCGTACTCGCTCGGTCCCGTTCACATAGCCTTGGCAGTCGCGGGACTCGTGATCGCGATGCGCGCGGCGAACCGCACCCGCCGCCTTGACGCGATTGTCTTTGCTGGCGCGTCGATTGTCGCCGCGCTGTTGGCCACCGATTT comes from the Candidatus Binatus sp. genome and includes:
- a CDS encoding M28 family peptidase, which codes for MSTIQEAFVPDERTIFGWIETVFARGVRRPGYAADRWTENFCFERFRELGLENVRLEPVTLPYWEPLESVLIVRADGRESRIACFSLPHSAATDEAGLDAPLVQWRDETPGAVNGAVALVDVPLMRSPADLPLMLAGAVSGEADSSWRRYDPGGTLAGATQVLPFSRHLMAVMDASIAAGAIGFVGVLSDYPGDSNRYYVPYDGVARAILGVWISGSDGARLRRLCDAGRVQGTIVSRAIRHDITSYNVVGELPGADDDSVIVGSHHDGPWASAVEDASGVAMVLAQASYWSRVAPADRPHRLVFLLNAGHMAGGAGVRAFIEQHRTELDRVVLEVHLEHAASEIVERDGGLAASGHPEPRWWFTSRLAPIEAIVREAIAAEHLERSLILPPDVFGPIPTTDGGPFHLVGVPLVNFLTAPFYLFDAIDTLDKIHRPSLTPVTRAAIRIIASTRGMSAGRQG
- a CDS encoding zinc-binding alcohol dehydrogenase family protein — its product is MKAAVYYQNGGPEVLKYEDVPDPVCHPKGIVIRVEAVSIEGGDTLNRWHGPLLAKPHVVGYQAGGEIVEVGSEVTNLRVGQKVATSYSFGSHAAMRSVPARNAWPVPKGFDVKLASVIPVTFGTADDCLFEYGRLKRGETVLVQAGASGVGVAAIQLAKRAGATVLATASSDQRLERLRPLGLDHGINYRTDDVVKSVMKITNQRGVDLVVDPVGGATLQGSLLSLAYRGRVSMVGAAGREPMTVDVSSLMAGNRSLTGVFLGAEMGAERVHNMIQRLIEEAARGELKVVIDRTFPLSEAAAAHAYIEGRNAVGRVLLIP
- a CDS encoding ThuA domain-containing protein, with the protein product MITPIRVHLITGGFPPGSFAGHDMDFVRLRILGLLQQSPQVLTTSGNDFADVAKWLPGSRLLITYVAGPYPNDEQNQFIRNWLEAGGRWLALHGSSGGKAAPVAGKRYARKMVKGGYHDTLGCFFLNHPPVRKFRVDVADREHGLTRGLPASFEVMDELYLIELQDPANSHLLLTTVLERDPSPPGFGFVYDADTSLLPDGKTRVLGYTRKTGMGGVTYIALGHCHSPISNVQPFVDSSVEPSGATPMVFRGSWETPEYQTLIRNAVHWGIGANS